In Blastopirellula sp. J2-11, a single genomic region encodes these proteins:
- a CDS encoding DJ-1/PfpI family protein translates to MSNKVLIIIGDASETLDTLYPYYRLQEGGYHPVVAAPEQRLYQMVMHEVKPGWTITKEWEGYTLKAEIAFADIVPEDYAGIMLSGGRAPEYIRYDEHLINATRYFVESGKPVASVCHGVEILAYADCVRGRRMATVPKCKFDLEVRGGVFVDEPCVVDGNIVSGRTFHDNGRYFGAFMKQLDEARDAHRNNKSTEASGAARLVTNGVHS, encoded by the coding sequence GTGTCAAACAAAGTATTGATTATCATCGGTGACGCGTCGGAAACGCTCGACACGCTCTATCCCTACTATCGTCTGCAAGAGGGAGGCTACCATCCGGTTGTCGCCGCGCCGGAACAGCGTCTGTATCAGATGGTAATGCACGAAGTGAAGCCTGGCTGGACCATCACCAAAGAATGGGAAGGCTACACGCTGAAGGCCGAGATCGCTTTCGCCGATATCGTGCCGGAAGATTACGCCGGCATCATGCTGAGCGGCGGCCGCGCGCCAGAATACATTCGTTACGACGAACACTTAATCAACGCCACGCGTTACTTTGTCGAGTCAGGCAAACCGGTCGCGTCGGTTTGTCATGGGGTCGAGATTTTGGCCTACGCCGATTGCGTACGGGGCCGCCGCATGGCGACCGTCCCCAAGTGCAAGTTCGATCTCGAAGTTCGCGGCGGCGTCTTTGTCGATGAGCCTTGCGTTGTGGACGGCAACATCGTCAGCGGCCGCACGTTTCATGACAACGGACGCTACTTTGGCGCCTTCATGAAACAGTTGGACGAAGCTCGCGACGCACACCGCAACAACAAATCGACCGAAGCCAGCGGAGCGGCACGATTGGTCACCAACGGGGTCCATTCTTAA
- a CDS encoding sugar phosphate isomerase/epimerase family protein, which yields MTHPIHVQRLSRRRFCATAAAIGASAAWLSPAVQAKPVNDEFQLNYMLPSSMYGYAKLAEILPEAKKIGATQIDVWPKVHGDQREQIDALGEEKFAELLKRNDVQLGCITQYKLGPFGLQDEMRLAQRFGCQLMVTGGAGPKGLKGAELKKAVADFVEKMKPQLEVAEETGVTIAIENHANNLIESPDSLRWLLELRPSKHLAIAFAPYHLPQEEKLLTQLIHELAEGMQMFYAWQHGDGAHDPLPTERQLLQMPGRGPLDFQPLVAALAAIRYQGWTEVFMHPVPRGVPILPTVSETTAEIARGRNYLDQFVAQLAKGK from the coding sequence ATGACGCATCCTATACACGTACAACGGCTGTCGCGACGACGCTTTTGTGCAACCGCAGCTGCTATCGGCGCTAGTGCCGCCTGGCTTTCGCCGGCGGTGCAAGCCAAGCCGGTAAACGACGAATTTCAACTCAACTACATGCTTCCCTCCAGCATGTACGGTTACGCCAAGCTCGCCGAGATTTTGCCGGAAGCCAAAAAGATTGGCGCTACGCAGATTGACGTGTGGCCCAAAGTGCATGGCGATCAACGCGAGCAGATCGACGCTTTAGGCGAAGAAAAATTCGCCGAACTTCTCAAGCGAAACGACGTCCAGTTGGGCTGCATTACGCAGTACAAGCTTGGCCCGTTTGGTCTGCAGGACGAGATGCGTTTGGCCCAGCGATTTGGCTGCCAGCTGATGGTGACCGGAGGCGCTGGTCCCAAAGGGCTGAAAGGCGCCGAGCTCAAGAAAGCGGTCGCTGATTTCGTCGAAAAGATGAAACCGCAACTAGAAGTCGCCGAAGAAACCGGCGTCACGATCGCGATCGAGAACCACGCCAACAACTTGATCGAATCACCCGATTCGCTCCGTTGGCTGCTGGAGCTGCGGCCGTCGAAGCATTTGGCGATCGCATTTGCTCCTTACCACTTGCCGCAAGAGGAAAAGCTCCTCACGCAACTCATTCATGAGTTGGCCGAAGGGATGCAGATGTTCTACGCTTGGCAGCATGGCGACGGCGCGCATGATCCGCTGCCGACCGAGCGGCAACTGTTGCAAATGCCGGGTCGCGGTCCGCTCGATTTTCAACCATTGGTCGCCGCGCTCGCAGCGATACGCTACCAAGGCTGGACCGAAGTCTTTATGCATCCCGTTCCGCGCGGCGTGCCGATCTTGCCTACTGTTTCGGAAACGACCGCCGAGATTGCTCGGGGTCGCAACTATTTAGATCAATTTGTCGCCCAGTTGGCGAAAGGGAAATAA
- a CDS encoding sulfatase-like hydrolase/transferase yields MCDRQRFKWRMRCVALLCALAVAPLCAQEPRRTNVVVILADDQSYQDFGFLGNRDVLTPHLDQLAAQSACFVNGYVPMSVCRPSLATALTGLYPHQHGVHFNHPPPGLKAMQGMTAAQYEQTRATTDRLLMRVPTLPRILARHGYACLQTGKHWEGDYRNAGFTHGMTLGKPSARRDAISGTRQQSNGQWVAHGNGDAGLTIGRETMAPIYDFIRQQRDRPFLVWYAPFLPHAPFDAPARFQAMYAERELPSRLRKYYAEITRFDETVGQLLQFLEKEGLSDETLVVFASDNGYRPVSASSARQDDRSKLSPFEDGLRTPLLFRLPGQSKPQRYSQLVQTVDLAPTILAALGLADEITPRMPGANLWPAITGMADPPPRSAFGAIYPNDAQSLDQPSQHVRARWIRDGDFKLIVPADRERQIELSLFDLQSDPQEMTNLVQDQQYHPLVTQLRKKLDAWWSAEDDSRVTFTAQESP; encoded by the coding sequence ATGTGCGATCGCCAACGATTCAAATGGAGGATGCGGTGCGTCGCGCTGCTCTGTGCGCTGGCGGTCGCTCCCTTGTGCGCTCAAGAGCCGCGCCGGACCAATGTGGTCGTGATCCTGGCCGACGACCAGTCGTATCAGGATTTCGGCTTCCTGGGAAACAGGGACGTGCTGACTCCGCATTTGGATCAACTGGCCGCCCAGTCGGCTTGCTTTGTCAACGGCTACGTGCCGATGAGCGTCTGTCGTCCTTCGTTGGCGACGGCGCTGACCGGGCTCTATCCGCATCAACATGGCGTTCATTTCAATCATCCTCCGCCCGGCTTGAAAGCGATGCAGGGGATGACCGCCGCTCAATACGAGCAAACCCGCGCGACAACCGATCGCCTGCTCATGCGGGTTCCTACCTTGCCGCGTATTTTGGCCCGCCATGGTTATGCTTGCCTGCAAACCGGCAAACATTGGGAAGGGGATTATCGCAATGCCGGCTTCACGCATGGCATGACGCTGGGTAAACCAAGCGCACGGCGAGACGCGATCTCTGGAACGCGTCAGCAATCCAACGGACAATGGGTCGCCCATGGCAACGGCGACGCCGGCTTGACGATCGGGCGCGAAACGATGGCGCCGATTTATGACTTCATCCGTCAACAGCGCGATCGCCCCTTCCTGGTCTGGTACGCACCGTTTTTGCCGCATGCGCCGTTTGATGCGCCAGCACGTTTTCAGGCGATGTATGCAGAACGCGAATTGCCGTCGCGGCTGCGGAAATACTACGCCGAGATCACGCGCTTCGACGAGACGGTCGGCCAGTTGTTGCAATTCCTGGAAAAGGAAGGACTGAGCGACGAGACGCTGGTCGTATTCGCATCGGACAACGGGTATCGCCCGGTCAGCGCGAGTTCGGCACGCCAAGATGATCGTTCTAAACTTTCTCCCTTTGAAGATGGATTGCGGACGCCGCTGTTGTTCCGTCTTCCTGGCCAGTCGAAGCCGCAACGCTATTCGCAATTGGTGCAAACGGTCGATCTAGCGCCAACCATCCTGGCGGCGTTGGGACTAGCCGATGAAATTACGCCGCGGATGCCGGGCGCGAATCTCTGGCCGGCGATTACCGGGATGGCCGATCCGCCGCCGCGCAGCGCGTTTGGCGCGATCTATCCAAACGACGCCCAATCGCTGGATCAACCTTCTCAGCATGTTCGCGCACGCTGGATTCGCGACGGCGACTTCAAATTGATCGTGCCTGCCGATCGCGAGCGACAAATCGAATTGTCGCTGTTTGATTTGCAAAGCGATCCGCAGGAAATGACGAATCTGGTCCAAGACCAGCAATATCACCCCCTTGTTACGCAACTTCGAAAGAAACTCGACGCTTGGTGGTCCGCGGAAGACGACTCGCGCGTTACGTTTACAGCACAGGAATCGCCATGA
- a CDS encoding Gfo/Idh/MocA family protein: MTSPHIHRRDWITQVSAAASSALVFGGLSSASADEKPRDANSRIGIGAIGLRYQGSVITEKSAAHGDIVALADVDRDILEKANADFGGKSALLEDYRDLLSRDDVDVVMIGTPDHWHSKMVIDACRAGKDVYCEKPLTLTIDEGKKIRDVVRETGRVVQVGSWQRSDSRFRTAVEMVRQGWVGNLQRVDIVLGKNKTGGPFAKQPVPKNLNWDMWQGQTPDVPYIPERSHYTFRWWYEYSGGQMTDWGAHHIDIGQWGAGALPVEIEGTAKMPNVADGYNVAVDYHVRYKLENGVELTVADNGRNGIMFTGDKGRMFVNRGSLDGAPTEKPLPREDFVLYDFDNRERPERAGKLDAIINHMGNFFDCVAARKTPISDIEGQHRSVSTCHLGNISMKLGRKLTWDPKSETFVGDDEANQHLSREQRAGYEVG, translated from the coding sequence ATGACTTCCCCCCACATCCATCGTCGTGACTGGATCACGCAAGTGTCCGCCGCCGCATCTTCTGCGCTCGTCTTTGGCGGTCTCTCCTCGGCCTCGGCTGACGAAAAGCCGCGTGACGCCAATTCGCGCATCGGTATTGGCGCTATTGGGCTGCGGTATCAAGGTTCGGTCATCACCGAAAAGTCCGCCGCCCACGGCGATATCGTCGCGTTGGCCGACGTCGATCGTGATATCCTCGAAAAAGCGAACGCCGACTTTGGCGGCAAATCGGCTCTGCTGGAAGACTATCGTGATCTGCTCTCGCGCGATGATGTCGACGTAGTGATGATCGGCACGCCGGATCACTGGCACTCGAAAATGGTGATCGACGCGTGTCGCGCCGGCAAAGACGTCTATTGCGAAAAGCCGTTGACGTTGACGATTGACGAAGGCAAGAAGATTCGTGACGTCGTCCGCGAAACGGGCCGCGTCGTCCAAGTCGGATCATGGCAACGGAGCGATAGCCGCTTTCGCACCGCCGTCGAAATGGTCCGCCAAGGATGGGTCGGTAATCTGCAACGCGTGGATATCGTCCTCGGTAAGAACAAGACCGGCGGACCCTTCGCCAAGCAACCGGTCCCGAAGAATCTCAACTGGGACATGTGGCAAGGGCAAACGCCGGACGTCCCCTATATTCCGGAGCGTTCGCACTATACGTTCCGCTGGTGGTACGAATATAGCGGCGGTCAGATGACCGACTGGGGAGCGCACCATATCGACATCGGCCAATGGGGCGCTGGCGCTCTGCCGGTTGAAATCGAAGGGACCGCCAAAATGCCGAATGTGGCCGACGGCTACAACGTCGCAGTCGACTATCACGTTCGCTACAAGCTGGAAAACGGCGTCGAACTGACGGTCGCGGATAACGGCCGGAACGGCATCATGTTCACTGGCGACAAAGGACGCATGTTCGTCAATCGCGGCTCGCTGGATGGCGCGCCGACCGAAAAGCCGCTGCCGCGGGAAGACTTCGTGCTGTACGACTTTGACAATCGAGAGCGTCCCGAGCGCGCCGGCAAACTCGACGCGATCATCAATCACATGGGCAACTTCTTTGACTGCGTCGCCGCTCGCAAGACGCCGATCTCCGACATCGAAGGTCAGCACCGCAGCGTCAGCACTTGCCACTTGGGGAACATTTCGATGAAGTTGGGCCGCAAGCTGACTTGGGATCCGAAGAGCGAAACGTTTGTCGGCGACGACGAAGCGAACCAACATCTGAGCCGCGAGCAACGCGCCGGCTATGAAGTAGGTTAG
- a CDS encoding DUF1559 domain-containing protein, whose product MQRNYLSHRAFTLVELLVVIAIIGVLIALLLPAVQQAREAARRMDCSNKMKQMALAVHNYHDTHLVFPCGAVQISSMPETCISGSNTYGTARAPWSVLILPFLEQSNSHDLFNLGGSFNHLIGCTTCQLSSRGWPIDPNNLAMSTTQNKAFQCPSNPDSSTVDFSTSYAGVMGGGVVADAKCKYISDERLIYTNGVLIVNGKLSFGAISDGSSNTLLLGENWEVSPAYSWSSGPRGSDSFGSGGILLSAVDSINTKCCSSNLAYMHRTLFSGHPGGAQVALADGSVRFLAETLNVDVFRLLGNRQDGQPVAFP is encoded by the coding sequence ATGCAACGTAATTATCTTTCCCATCGCGCGTTCACACTGGTCGAACTATTAGTCGTCATCGCCATTATTGGGGTCTTGATCGCGTTGCTGTTGCCGGCAGTGCAACAAGCCCGCGAAGCGGCCCGGCGAATGGATTGCAGCAACAAAATGAAGCAGATGGCGCTAGCGGTCCACAACTACCACGATACGCATCTTGTCTTTCCCTGCGGCGCCGTGCAGATCAGCTCGATGCCGGAGACCTGCATTTCCGGCAGCAACACGTATGGAACGGCTCGCGCGCCTTGGTCGGTGTTGATTTTGCCGTTTCTTGAACAATCGAACTCGCACGATCTCTTTAATTTGGGCGGCAGCTTCAACCATCTCATCGGCTGTACGACTTGCCAACTTTCGTCACGCGGTTGGCCCATCGATCCGAACAATCTGGCGATGTCCACCACGCAAAATAAAGCGTTCCAGTGCCCCTCGAATCCGGATAGTTCGACGGTCGACTTCTCGACAAGTTACGCCGGCGTCATGGGGGGCGGAGTCGTCGCCGACGCCAAATGTAAATACATCAGTGACGAACGGCTGATCTATACGAACGGCGTGCTCATCGTTAATGGAAAACTTTCTTTTGGAGCCATTTCCGACGGTTCTTCGAATACTTTGCTGCTCGGCGAAAATTGGGAAGTCTCGCCTGCCTACAGTTGGTCGTCTGGTCCGCGCGGCAGCGACAGTTTTGGCAGCGGCGGCATCTTGCTTTCCGCGGTGGATTCCATCAACACGAAATGCTGCTCTTCGAATCTTGCCTATATGCATCGCACGCTGTTTAGCGGTCATCCTGGAGGCGCTCAGGTCGCTTTGGCCGATGGCTCGGTTCGTTTTCTCGCCGAAACGTTGAATGTCGACGTTTTTCGACTGCTCGGCAATCGCCAAGATGGACAACCGGTCGCGTTTCCCTAA
- a CDS encoding xylose operon transcription regulator XylR, giving the protein MPSRASSPHVALLIETSRTYGRELLHGVRKYVAEHGPWSLLVESRSLESPPPPWLPAWKGNGILTRSGSQAMADAVSRAKLPTVELRSTRLQHSFPFVGVDNRSLGKSVAEHFLSRGFRHFAVYQLGAEEYFQQRCENFVQTVADNGYEAFRYHPRNRREQPTEWEQAQQELADWVDQLPKPVGVMACTDQLGFWLLDACRRCGAIVPEEVAVVGVENDASLCNMASTPLSSIELNGVAIGYRAAELLEHLMRGGKPPKKPILIEPLGVVTRLSSDVVAVDEPELAAALLFMREHACDGISVSDVLRAVAISRSSLERGLRKLLGRSPNQELLRLKLKRAEEMLTHTDLTLAAIAEKCGFRRTQHLAETFRDLFGTPPGQYRRERRKA; this is encoded by the coding sequence ATGCCGTCCCGGGCTTCCTCTCCGCATGTCGCGTTGTTGATTGAAACGTCGCGTACCTATGGACGCGAGTTGCTGCATGGAGTCCGCAAGTACGTCGCCGAACATGGCCCCTGGTCACTGTTGGTCGAATCCCGCTCTTTGGAGTCGCCGCCCCCTCCCTGGCTGCCGGCATGGAAAGGAAACGGTATTCTGACCCGTAGCGGGTCGCAAGCGATGGCCGACGCGGTCAGTCGCGCCAAGTTGCCGACGGTCGAATTGCGTTCGACGCGTCTGCAGCACTCCTTTCCGTTTGTCGGCGTCGACAATCGTTCACTGGGAAAATCGGTCGCCGAGCACTTTCTCAGCCGTGGGTTTCGGCACTTTGCGGTCTATCAGCTAGGCGCCGAAGAGTATTTTCAGCAGCGCTGCGAAAACTTTGTTCAGACCGTCGCCGACAACGGCTATGAAGCGTTTCGCTACCATCCCCGCAATCGTCGTGAGCAACCGACCGAATGGGAGCAAGCACAGCAGGAACTGGCCGACTGGGTCGACCAACTTCCGAAGCCGGTCGGCGTGATGGCCTGCACCGATCAGCTTGGCTTTTGGCTTTTGGATGCGTGTCGGCGGTGCGGAGCGATCGTACCGGAAGAAGTCGCCGTCGTCGGCGTCGAGAATGACGCGTCGCTCTGCAACATGGCCAGTACTCCGCTGTCGAGCATCGAGCTGAACGGCGTTGCGATCGGCTATCGCGCCGCCGAACTTCTGGAGCATCTCATGCGCGGAGGCAAACCACCCAAGAAACCAATCCTGATCGAACCGCTTGGCGTGGTGACCCGACTTTCGTCGGACGTTGTCGCGGTGGACGAACCGGAACTCGCCGCGGCGCTCCTGTTCATGCGCGAACATGCCTGTGATGGAATATCGGTCTCGGACGTGTTGCGCGCCGTCGCAATCTCGCGCAGTTCGCTCGAACGCGGGCTACGCAAGTTGCTGGGACGCTCTCCCAACCAGGAACTGCTCCGCCTGAAACTGAAGCGCGCCGAAGAAATGCTGACGCATACCGACCTCACTCTGGCGGCCATCGCCGAGAAATGCGGCTTTCGCCGCACGCAGCATCTGGCCGAAACATTTCGCGATCTCTTCGGTACTCCACCGGGCCAATACCGCCGAGAACGGCGGAAAGCGTAA